A window of Vigna radiata var. radiata cultivar VC1973A unplaced genomic scaffold, Vradiata_ver6 scaffold_194, whole genome shotgun sequence contains these coding sequences:
- the LOC106779377 gene encoding polygalacturonate 4-alpha-galacturonosyltransferase-like isoform X1 produces the protein MTPRRGFSFAKSRGKGSCFPVLGFILLCVLAPVVFFLARGLYAADLDYISDVPRKQVSKWREWQALQDLKSLLSEEVLNVIVSSTNDLGPFSLDNFRKNLSASWRVVGLETSNSTQEVWKNNLNQPTHVRQEKPKMKDVRSSDGVPLWTDSPAHETRRHLIEKRREKRAAELVKKDNVVTVKLENAAIERSKSVESAVLGKYSLWRKEIENENGDSTVRLMRDQIIMARVYLSIARMKNKVELYQELIFRLKESQRALGDIVSDADLHHSAHGKIKAMGQILSKARELLYDCKLVTGKLRAMLQTADDRVRSLKKQSTFLSQLAAKTIPNGIHCLSMRLTIDYYLLPPEKRMFPRSENLENPSLYHYALFSDNVLAASVVVNSTITNAKDPSKHVFHIVTDKLNFGAMNMWFLLNPPGKATVHVENVDEFKWLNSSYCPVLRQLESSTMKEYYFKAGHPNTLSFGASNLKYRNPKYLSMLNHLRFYLPQVYPKLDKILFLDDDIVVQKDLTGLWDVDLNGKVNGAVETCGQSFHRFDKYLNFSNPHIARNFDPNACGWAYGMNIFDLKEWKKKDITGIYHKWQNMNEDRVLWKLGTLPPGLITFYGLTHPLDKSWHVLGLGYNPSVDRSEIDNAAVVHYNGNMKPWLEIAMTKYRSYWIKYVKYSHPYLRTCKLNE, from the exons ATGACGCCGAGGAGAGGGTTTTCCTTCGCAAAAAGCAGAGGCAAGGGCTCCTGCTTCCCCGTTCTCGGTTTCATTCTCCTCTGCGTTCTTGCGCCGGTGGTTTTCTTCCTTGCTCGGGGACTCTACGCTGCTG ATCTAGATTATATTTCGGATGTTCCACGTAAACAG GTTAGCAAATGGAGAGAATGGCAGGCATTGCAGGATCTTAAATCACTTCTTTCAGAAGAG GTCCTTAATGTTATTGTATCCAGCACGAATGATTTGGGACCTTTCAGTCTTGACAATTTCAGAAAGAATTTGTCTGCTTCATGGAGAGTTGTTGGATTAGAAACTTCAAACAGTACACAGGAGGTTTGGAAGAACAAT CTAAACCAACCAACACATGTTAGACAAGAAAAGCCAAAGATGAAGGATGTAAGATCTTCAG ATGGTGTTCCTTTGTGGACTGATAGTCCTGCACATGAAACCCGAAGG CATTTAATAGAGAAGAGGCGTGAAAAGCGTGCTGCTGAGTTGGTAAAAAAGGATAATGTAGTAACTGTAAAACTTGAAAACGCAGCTATTGAACGCTCAAAATCTGTTGAGTCAGCCGTTCTGGGGAAATACAGCCTTTGGAGGAAAgaaattgagaatgaaaatggtgattcTACCGTTCGGTTGATGCGAGACCAGATCATTATGGCTAGGGTATATTTAAGCATTGCAAGGATGAAGAATAAGGTCGAACTTTATCAAGAACTAATTTTCCGGCTCAAAGAGAGTCAACGTGCCTTGGGTGACATAGTTTCTGATGCGGATCTACATCACAG TGCACATGGGAAAATAAAGGCTATGGGTCAAATTTTGTCAAAAGCAAGGGAGCTATTGTATGACTGCAAATTGGTCACTGGAAAGCTAAGAGCAATGCTACAGACAGCTGATGATCGAGTTAGGAGTTTGAAGAAACAGAGCACATTTCTCAGTCAGTTGGCTGCTAAGACCATACCAAACGGAATCCATTGCTTATCCATGCGCCTTACCATAGATTACTACCTCCTTCCTCCTGAAAAGAGAATGTTCCCTCGAAGTGAGAATCTGGAGAATCCCAGTCTTTATCACTATGCACTGTTTTCAGACAATGTCTTGGCTGCCTCTGTTGTTGTCAACTCAACTATTACGAATGCAAAG GATCCTTCAAAGCATGTTTTTCACATTGTTACTGATAAACTAAACTTTGGTGCCATGAACATGTGGTTTCTATTGAACCCTCCTGGAAAAGCTACAGTCCATGTTGAAAATGTTGATGAGTTTAAGTGGTTGAACTCGTCCTACTGCCCAGTCTTGCGGCAGCTCGAATCTTCTACAATGAAAGAGTATTATTTCAAAGCAGGCCATCCAAACACACTTTCTTTTGGTGCTTCCAATCTTAAGTATAGGAATCCAAAATATCTCTCAATGCTCAACCATCTGAGATTCTATCTTCCTCAGGTTTATCCAAAGttggataaaattttatttcttgatgATGACATTGTTGTTCAGAAGGATTTGACTGGATTATGGGATGTGGATCTTAATGGGAAAGTAAACGGTGCTGTTGAAACGTGTGGTCAGAGCTTTCACAGATTTGACAAATACCTGAACTTCTCCAATCCGCATATTGCAAGAAATTTTGATCCAAATGCCTGTGGTTGGGCATACGGGATGAACATATTTGATCTGAAGGAGTGGAAAAAGAAGGACATCACCGGTATATATCACAAGTGGCAGAATATG AATGAAGACAGGGTGCTGTGGAAGCTGGGGACATTACCTCCAGGGCTAATAACGTTCTATGGGTTGACACATCCGCTAGACAAATCATGGCATGTACTTGGTTTGGGTTATAATCCAAGTGTGGATCGATCAGAGATTGATAATGCAGCAGTTGTACACTACAATGGTAATATGAAGCCATGGTTAGAAATTGCCATGACAAAGTATCGGTCTTACTGGATCAAATATGTCAAGTACAGTCATCCCTATCTTCGGACCTGTAAGCTAAATGAATAA
- the LOC106779368 gene encoding histone deacetylase complex subunit SAP18: protein MSDGGKRQGGRALPPPPRGPPPPPPSRPRLEPVDREKTCPLLLRVFTKIGGHHSMEDFAVRGKEPKDEVQIYTWKDATLRELTDLVKEVAPAARRRNAKLSFAFVFPDKNGRFKVQEVGKTLSYGNGRLDDGKALAELGFEIGDYLDVAIL, encoded by the exons ATGAGCGACGGAGGAAAACGACAAGGTGGAAGAGCGTTGCCTCCGCCACCACGCGgccctcctcctcctcctccctcTCGCCCTCGCCTCGAACCTGTCGATCGAGAAAAG ACATGTCCGTTGCTGCTGCGAGTGTTCACCAAGATCGGAGGTCACCACTCGATGGAAGACTTCGCCGTCAGAGGAAAAGAGCCAAAGGACGAAGTCCAGATTTACACCTGGAAGGACGCTACTCTCCGAGAACTCACCGATCTT GTTAAAGAAGTGGCCCCCGCTGCGAGAAGAAGAAACGCCAAGCTCTCATTCGCCTTCGTGTTTCCTGATAAAAACGGCCGGTTCAAAGTGCAAGAG GTGGGTAAGACATTATCTTatggaaatggaagattggATGATGGCAAGGCTTTAGCTGAACTTGGTTTTgag ATCGGTGATTACTTGGATGTGGCTATTCTGTAG
- the LOC106779377 gene encoding polygalacturonate 4-alpha-galacturonosyltransferase-like isoform X2, with protein sequence MTPRRGFSFAKSRGKGSCFPVLGFILLCVLAPVVFFLARGLYAADLDYISDVPRKQVSKWREWQALQDLKSLLSEEVLNVIVSSTNDLGPFSLDNFRKNLSASWRVVGLETSNSTQELNQPTHVRQEKPKMKDVRSSDGVPLWTDSPAHETRRHLIEKRREKRAAELVKKDNVVTVKLENAAIERSKSVESAVLGKYSLWRKEIENENGDSTVRLMRDQIIMARVYLSIARMKNKVELYQELIFRLKESQRALGDIVSDADLHHSAHGKIKAMGQILSKARELLYDCKLVTGKLRAMLQTADDRVRSLKKQSTFLSQLAAKTIPNGIHCLSMRLTIDYYLLPPEKRMFPRSENLENPSLYHYALFSDNVLAASVVVNSTITNAKDPSKHVFHIVTDKLNFGAMNMWFLLNPPGKATVHVENVDEFKWLNSSYCPVLRQLESSTMKEYYFKAGHPNTLSFGASNLKYRNPKYLSMLNHLRFYLPQVYPKLDKILFLDDDIVVQKDLTGLWDVDLNGKVNGAVETCGQSFHRFDKYLNFSNPHIARNFDPNACGWAYGMNIFDLKEWKKKDITGIYHKWQNMNEDRVLWKLGTLPPGLITFYGLTHPLDKSWHVLGLGYNPSVDRSEIDNAAVVHYNGNMKPWLEIAMTKYRSYWIKYVKYSHPYLRTCKLNE encoded by the exons ATGACGCCGAGGAGAGGGTTTTCCTTCGCAAAAAGCAGAGGCAAGGGCTCCTGCTTCCCCGTTCTCGGTTTCATTCTCCTCTGCGTTCTTGCGCCGGTGGTTTTCTTCCTTGCTCGGGGACTCTACGCTGCTG ATCTAGATTATATTTCGGATGTTCCACGTAAACAG GTTAGCAAATGGAGAGAATGGCAGGCATTGCAGGATCTTAAATCACTTCTTTCAGAAGAG GTCCTTAATGTTATTGTATCCAGCACGAATGATTTGGGACCTTTCAGTCTTGACAATTTCAGAAAGAATTTGTCTGCTTCATGGAGAGTTGTTGGATTAGAAACTTCAAACAGTACACAGGAG CTAAACCAACCAACACATGTTAGACAAGAAAAGCCAAAGATGAAGGATGTAAGATCTTCAG ATGGTGTTCCTTTGTGGACTGATAGTCCTGCACATGAAACCCGAAGG CATTTAATAGAGAAGAGGCGTGAAAAGCGTGCTGCTGAGTTGGTAAAAAAGGATAATGTAGTAACTGTAAAACTTGAAAACGCAGCTATTGAACGCTCAAAATCTGTTGAGTCAGCCGTTCTGGGGAAATACAGCCTTTGGAGGAAAgaaattgagaatgaaaatggtgattcTACCGTTCGGTTGATGCGAGACCAGATCATTATGGCTAGGGTATATTTAAGCATTGCAAGGATGAAGAATAAGGTCGAACTTTATCAAGAACTAATTTTCCGGCTCAAAGAGAGTCAACGTGCCTTGGGTGACATAGTTTCTGATGCGGATCTACATCACAG TGCACATGGGAAAATAAAGGCTATGGGTCAAATTTTGTCAAAAGCAAGGGAGCTATTGTATGACTGCAAATTGGTCACTGGAAAGCTAAGAGCAATGCTACAGACAGCTGATGATCGAGTTAGGAGTTTGAAGAAACAGAGCACATTTCTCAGTCAGTTGGCTGCTAAGACCATACCAAACGGAATCCATTGCTTATCCATGCGCCTTACCATAGATTACTACCTCCTTCCTCCTGAAAAGAGAATGTTCCCTCGAAGTGAGAATCTGGAGAATCCCAGTCTTTATCACTATGCACTGTTTTCAGACAATGTCTTGGCTGCCTCTGTTGTTGTCAACTCAACTATTACGAATGCAAAG GATCCTTCAAAGCATGTTTTTCACATTGTTACTGATAAACTAAACTTTGGTGCCATGAACATGTGGTTTCTATTGAACCCTCCTGGAAAAGCTACAGTCCATGTTGAAAATGTTGATGAGTTTAAGTGGTTGAACTCGTCCTACTGCCCAGTCTTGCGGCAGCTCGAATCTTCTACAATGAAAGAGTATTATTTCAAAGCAGGCCATCCAAACACACTTTCTTTTGGTGCTTCCAATCTTAAGTATAGGAATCCAAAATATCTCTCAATGCTCAACCATCTGAGATTCTATCTTCCTCAGGTTTATCCAAAGttggataaaattttatttcttgatgATGACATTGTTGTTCAGAAGGATTTGACTGGATTATGGGATGTGGATCTTAATGGGAAAGTAAACGGTGCTGTTGAAACGTGTGGTCAGAGCTTTCACAGATTTGACAAATACCTGAACTTCTCCAATCCGCATATTGCAAGAAATTTTGATCCAAATGCCTGTGGTTGGGCATACGGGATGAACATATTTGATCTGAAGGAGTGGAAAAAGAAGGACATCACCGGTATATATCACAAGTGGCAGAATATG AATGAAGACAGGGTGCTGTGGAAGCTGGGGACATTACCTCCAGGGCTAATAACGTTCTATGGGTTGACACATCCGCTAGACAAATCATGGCATGTACTTGGTTTGGGTTATAATCCAAGTGTGGATCGATCAGAGATTGATAATGCAGCAGTTGTACACTACAATGGTAATATGAAGCCATGGTTAGAAATTGCCATGACAAAGTATCGGTCTTACTGGATCAAATATGTCAAGTACAGTCATCCCTATCTTCGGACCTGTAAGCTAAATGAATAA
- the LOC106779349 gene encoding uncharacterized protein LOC106779349 — MHDLFSTKGINHQTTYVETPEQNGVMLTLVLQNDTPHERLHGSPYDLSMLYIFGCLYYANTTTAHRKKFDDHVVPGIFLGFKQHTKGYLFLNLKNHKVDISRNVVFHENVFLYQNIHQNDNSLYLPLPINYTHNYDDILLFRSTTASTNDIPNNTSTDITQIDDIGNDTSTSVRRSSRSRKFPAYLKDFKTNSIVRYPVKNYLSYVHLSTNFKHTILSIYPNVEPTCYSVASKQTQWVTTMRAELDALQANNTWVLTTLPPNKTAIACRWNLGDLTYFLGLEDARNSKGIHLNQRNHVLDLLAETSMFDSSPIPTPIVPKQSSTNTYRSLDDVVATSYRRHIGKLIYLTTARPDITFVVNSLS; from the exons ATGCATGACCTTTTCTCAACTAAGGGCATTAATCATCAAACTACTTATGTTGAAACTCCTGAGCAGAATGGTGTG ATGCTTACACTTGTCCTACAGAATGATACCCCACATGAACGTCTTCATGGATCTCCTTATGACCTCTCGATGTTGTATATTTTTGGCTGTCTCTACTATGCCAACACTACTACTGCTCATAGAAAGAAGTTTGATGATCATGTTGTCCCTGGCATTTTCTTAGGATTTAAGCAACACACGAAAGGTTATCTCTTtttaaatctcaaaaaccaTAAGGTTGATATATCCCGTAATGTTGTTTTCCATGAAAATGTTTTcctatatcaaaatattcatcaaaacGACAACTCCTTATATCTACCTTTGCCCATTAATTACACCCataattatgatgatatttTACTGTTCAGATCTACTACTGCTTCCACAAATGACATTCCTAATAACACATCCACAGATATCACTCAAATTGATGATATTGGTAATGATACCTCTACTAGTGTAAGACGATCTTCTAGATCACGCAAGTTCCCAgcatatttaaaagattttaaaactaACAGCATTGTTCGTTATCCCGTAAAGAATTATCTTAGTTATGTTCATCTTTCTACTAATTTCAAGCATactattttatctatttatccTAATGTTGAACCAACATGTTACTCCGTTGCTTCCAAACAAACCCAATGGGTCACTACCATGCGTGCCGAGCTTGATGCCCTACAGGCTAATAACACTTGGGTGCTAACGACTCTACCTCCTAACAAAACAGCTATTGCTTGTCGTTgg AATCTTGGAGATTTAACTTACTTCCTCGGCCTTGAGGACGCACGAAACTCCAAAGGAATTCACCTCAATCAACGTAACCATGTTCTGGATCTCCTTGCTGAAACAAGCATGTTTGACAGCTCACCTATCCCTACTCCCATTGTACCCAAACAATCTTCTACCAATACCTATCGGTCTTTGGATGATGTTGTCGCTACTTCTTATCGTCGTCACATTGGAAAACTGATCTACCTTACCACTGCCCGTCCGGACATTACCTTTGTTGTCAACAGCCTCAGTTAG